A segment of the Streptococcus dysgalactiae subsp. dysgalactiae genome:
CTTTACAAGAAGTGGCAGAAACTGTTGATAAACGTGTTCCAATTGTCTTTGACTCTGGTGTTCGTCGTGGTCAGCATGTCTTTAAAGCGATCGCTTCAGGAGCGGATCTTGTTGCCCTTGGTCGTCCAATTATCTATGGTTTAGCAATGGGCGGAAGCATCGGCACACGCCAAGTCTTCGAAAAATTAAATGATGAATTGAAGATGGTTATGCAGCTTGCTGGAACTCAAACTGTTGAAGACATCAGAAACTTCACTTTACGTCACAATCCATACGATTCTTCTATTCCGTTCGATCAGAATGCCCTTCGCTTAGACTAAGCAATAGATTAGCAAACAAGGAATAACCTTTGTTACCCTGAGATAGGGAGCAAAGGTTTTTTATGTTTGACTTATCACTGTGACTTTTTCTCGTTAAGCTTCTTGACTTTTCTTTTTTATTAAAATATTAAAAAGCAAAACTTCTTACATTATTACTATTTGGGATTGATTTTATTGGAAAAATATGGTTAAATACTCAAATATTATTAATATAAAATGAGTTATTGATTAATTTAAAAATAGCTTCATTTTAGTCCAATTTAGGAGGAAGTTAAGTGGAGAAGAAACAATGTTTTTCCCTTCGAAAACACAAATTAGGAACGGTTTCAGTTTTAATTGGAAGTCTGTTATTCCTTGCAACAAGTAGCGTATCAGCAGAGGAGGTAACAACTAGCAGCCTAACGGATAATGTAGGTGTCACTCAGTTGCCAGCGCAAGAGCATCAGGCTAAAGAATCGCCAGTTTTAGCCGTACCTATAACAAAGGATTCAGACATGGCAGGGGAGGTTGGAGTTGAAGTTGGTAAAGGTGCCCAACCACCAATAGAATCAGCCACACAAGAAGATAATAGAACCAATAAGGGCGGTGAGGCAACAGATACTCAACAGACCTCGGAGTTGCCTCCAGTCAATAGGGATGTTCATGACTGGGTTAAGACAAAAGGAGCCTGGGATAGAGGATTCAAAGGTCAAGGCAAGGTGATTGCGATTATTGATACTGGCATTGATGCTAATCATCAAGCTATGCGTTTAACCGATGTGTCTGCGGCAAAAGTAACTTCCAAGGAAGCTATGGAAGAGCGTAAAAAAGCAGCGGGCATACAGTATGGCGTGTGGTTAACCGATAAAGTGATCTTTGCTCATAATTATGTGGAAAATAATGACAAGGTCAAAGAAGTTAAGTTTGATTTGTTTGGAGAGGAAGATTTGGAAGGCCTTGATATAAAGGTTGATGTTCAAAAGGTTAAGTCATCCAAGTATTATCTTCCACAAGCGGTTGAGTCCCCAAAAGAAACGGTTATTAAGATAGAGGATATCCAGGGATCACTTGAAATTGACTGGCCAGAAATAGATGATGATACCAAATGCGAATCACACGGTATGCACGTTACGGGGATTGCCGCAGGAAATGGCATCGAAGCAGCAGCTACTGGAGAGCGCTTTTTAGGAATTGCTCCAGAAGCACAGGTCATGTTCATGCGTGTTTTTGCAAATGATGTCATGGGAACAGGGGACTCTCTCTTTATTAAGGCTATTGAAGACGCAGTGGCTTTAGGAGCTGATGTCATTAACCTTAGCCTTGGATCTGCCAACGGTTCCCAACTTAGTGGTAACCGAGCTCTTATGGAGGCTATTGAAAAGGCAAAACAAGCAGGTGTATCTGTGGTAGTTGCGGCAGGAAATGAGCGCGTGTTTGGTTCTGATCACGATGATCCGTTTGTGACTAATCCTGATTATGGCTTAGTGGGCTCTCCGTCGACAGGTCGTACGCCAACGTCTGTAGCGGCCATTAATAACAAATGGGTCATTGAACGCTTAATGACCGTTGAAGGGTTACAGGATCGAGCTGATCTTAACAATGGTAAAGCGATTTATGCAGAATCTGTTGATTTTAAAGATATCAAAAATAGCCTTGGTTATGACTTGTCCTATCCGTTTGTGTATATTGAGCAATTAACAGAAGCGGGTTACACAGCTAAGGATGTTAAAGATAAAATCGTTTTAATTGAACGTAATCCAGAGAAAACCTATGATGACATGATTGCACAAGCCAAAGCCCATGGCGCTATTGGTGTTGTCATGTTTAATAATGTCCCTGGTCAAGCCAATCGTTTAGTACGTTTGAGCTCGGCTGGAATGGTACTTCCACTTGCCTTTATTTCTCATGAATTTGGTAAGGCTATGTCAACCTTAAATGGTAATGGGACAGGAAATTTAATGTTTGATAGCAGCCTATCAAAAGCGCCTAGTCAAAAGGGAAATGAGATGAATCATTTTTCAAACTGGGGACTGACTTCGGATGGTTATTTGAAACCTGATGTAACAGCACCTGGTGGGGATATTTACTCAACTTATAATGATAATCACTATGGTAGCCAAACGGGGACTAGTATGGCTGCTCCTCAAATTGCAGGAGCTAGCCTATTGATTAAACAATATCTTGAGCAAATCAAGCCTGATCTGCCAAAAGACCAAGTAGCAGATTTGGTTAAAAATATCATGATGAGTAATGCTCAGGTCCATGTGAACCCAGCGACAAATGTTACAACCTCCCCACGTCAGCAAGGAGCTGGGTTACTAAACCTTGAAGCGGCAGTAAGCAGTGGCCTTTATCTAACAGGAAAAAATAACTATGGCAGCATTTCTTTGGGAAATGTCACAGATAGTTTTTCATTTGAGGTAACTGTTCATAATTTATCTCAAGAAGCTAAAAGCTTGCGTTATGAGACAGAGCTGTTAACAGATAAGGTTAATCCTGAAGAAGGGCGATTTACCTTGACCTCTCGCTTGCTAAAAACCTATCCGGGTGAAGTCATTGAAGTTCCTGCTAATGGTCAAAAAACAATCACTATCACTCTGGATGCGTCAGCTTTCACGGAAGAGCTAAGTCAGCAAATGCCAAACGGTTATTATTTAGAAGGATTTGTGCGTTTTGTGGATAGTAACAATCAACAAAACAACCAGGTTACGATTCCTTTTGTAGGATTTAAAGGCAAGTTTGAAAACCTTGCGGTCGTCGAAGAATCAATTTACCAACTAAAAGCTAAAGGAGAAAAAGGCTTTTATTTTGATGAGTCAGGCCCTAAAGATGATATCTATGTTGGCAAACATTTCACCGGCTTAGTGACATTAGGAACAGATACTAATGTCTCGATAGCGACTATCTCAGATAATGGCTTGCATACTCTTGGAACATTTAGAAATCAAGATGGTAAATTCATCTTAGGTCGAAACAATCAAGGACAGCCTGTCTTAGCGATTTCACCAAATGGAGATAATCATCAAGATTTTGCTGCTTTTACAGCAGTCTTTTTACGGAAATACCAAGGTCTAAGAGTCAGTGTTTATCAAGCCAGTGACAAGGAACATCAATCTCCTCTTTGGGTTAGCTTGAAAAGTTTTAAAGGGGACAAAAATTTTAATAGTGATATTCGTTTTGCGAAATCAACGACCCTATTAGAAACAGAATTTTCTGGCAAATCTTCAACAGGTGCTGATTTACCGGATGGTCATTACCATTATGTGGTATCTTATTACCCAGACGTAGTTGGTGCCAAGCGTCAGGAAATGACGTTTGAGTTAATTTTAGATCGTCAAAAACCTCTTTTAAATCAGGCAACATTTGATCCGAGGACCAATCAATTCAGTCCAACGGCCATAGAAGATCTTGGTCCGTCAGGTGTTCTAAGAGATAGTGTCTTTTACCTGGAAACTAAAGATAACAAACCTTACACCATTAGCATTAATAATGGTTACAAATATGTTTCTGTAGCAGACAATAAACAATTTGTGGCTCGTCAAGCAGATGGTAGTTTCATCTTGCCGCTTGATAAGGCAGAGCTAGGTAACTTTTATTATATGGTGGAAGACTTTGCAGGTAACATTGCCATTGCTAAATTAGGGGATCATTTGCCAAAAACTATCGGCAATGACTTGGTGCCTCTGACACTGACAGATGGCAATTATCAGAAAAAAGTTGGTTACGAGGATAATCTTGACATGGTAGCAACTGATACCGGATTGGTTACCAACCAAGCTCAGCTAGCCGTCAGCCACCGCAATCGTCCTCACAGTCAATTGGTGACATTAAATCAAGACTTCTTTATTTCACCAAATGACGATGGTAATAAAGACTTTGTAGCTTTCAAAGGATTGCCAAACAAGACCTATAATAACTTACAGGTCACGGTTTTTGCTGCAGAAGATCAACAACGTTTAACGCCTATTTGGTTCAGTCAACCAGGTGGAGACCTATCAGATATTGAAAGTACTGCTTGGCGTGGAATCACTGCTGGAGGTGAGAAAATTCTATCAGGCAGTTACCAATACGTTATCACCTATCATGATGACAATAATCATGCGCAGGAGGAGATCTTCAAAGTATCAGTGAATCATAACAAACCAATCCTGACGCAAGGGAGTTTCTGTAAGGATGATGATGTTGAATTCTTCACTCCAGGGCAGCCACAGGCGATTAGTAGCACAGGAATCGCTCGTGTCGAGGTGTTCTATCTCACTAAGAAAAATGGTCGACCATTTGATGTGACCGAGTCTCAACATTCTGTTACTGTTAGTGATAACAAGGTTCAGATTCCTCAAAATGAAGATGGTTCTTATACCATTTCAACAGTAGAGGGCGTATCTCTAGGAGATTATTATTACCTTGTGGAAGATAAGTCTGGTAATATTGCTTTTACGACGCTGCAGAATCTAAGAGCGGTTGGTCAAGGAAAAGGGGTCTTAAGTTTAGCGCTAGATGTAAATGCTCTAGAAGGAAAATACCCGATTAGTTTTACCTACCTTGTCCGTGATGCAGCCGGTAAACCGATTGAGACTTTGGATTATTTCAACCACTCAGCTAACAGCCTGATATTACCATTTGGACAATATACGGTTGAACTGTTGACTTATGACACTAATCTTGTTGAGCTGCAATCTGACAAGGTAGTTAGCTTTACCTTAACGGAAGATAACCCTTTCCAACACATTGCCTTTGCAATGGCCAAAATGGATTCTTCTCAAGTGACGGTTCATTTTGATCGCTTGTTACCAGAAGGCAGTCAGGTTAGTCTTAAAACGCCTCAAGGCCATTTGATTCCTCTCAACCAATCTCTATATGTTCCAAAGGCTTATGGAAAAACAGTTAGAGATGGCAGTTACCAACTTGTGGTAACCCTGCCAAAAGGTTATCGTATTGAGGGAGAGACATGGGTGCAGGTTAAACAAAATGAAGTTTATGAGTTAGTCTTACGCCTAGTGAAGGATGCAAGTGAGCAGTTGCTTGTCTCAGATAATCATCAACAGGGGCTTACCTCAGTTGAGACGAACACAGAGAGTTCTGCGGTACCGACGATGGTAAGCTCTTCACAAAATCAGAAAAAGTCAGAAGCGGTAGTTCAATTACCAACAACAGGTGATAAGGCACTGGTGAAATGGAGTATACTTGGCTTCTTACTGATTATCTTAGCCGCTCTGTCTAGCCGTAAAAAGATAGATTAACATTTTCTGAAGGTTTAAAACTAAAAAACCAGTACTTTTGTTTAAATTGAAGGCAAGTATCTAACAGACGAAGAAAAGTTGAAGAGGGAGTGGTAAAAAGCCATTCCTTCTTTGATTTTTAAGGTTTCTTAACATTTTTTAAGGTGAAATATGATAAAATACAATAAAGAAAAGCTTTTAGATTAAGGGTTTTATTTGGTTAGGAGATTATTATGATGAAAAAAAGGCTATCGCTGATATTATTTGGGCTAGACTTTCTCTTGCTAGCAGCATGTTACTGGATTTACTTGCCAGCTTTAAATATATGGAGTTTAGCTTTCTGGTCTTTTGTGATTTTTGGTCTGATTTTATTATTAATTACTTTGGTTATCCTATCAGCCTTTGACATAACAAAGACGGTAACCCGTTCCTTTAAACAAAGGCTTGGTCGTAAAGATGTCACGGGCAGTTTTTCCAAGCATTCCTTAACGGGTTCGGTGAAGTGGCTGACCTTAGTCATTGTAACGCTTGTAGGGCTTCTCTCATTGATTACAGTGTTTAACACAAAACTCTTTCGTGCCAAGTCTTATGCCCAGGTTATTGAGGTTAAAAACGCCGACTTCAACAAGGATTTTCCAGAAACGGATTTATCAGCGCTAGCTTTATTGGACCGTGATTCTGCCGAAAAAATTGGCGATACTTATTTAGGAACCATTGATAAAGTTTCTCAGTTTGGTATTTCAGACGAATACCGTCAGATCACTATCGGTAAGCGCCCTTACCGCGTCTCACCTCTGGAATACAAGTCTTTTTGGAAATGGGTGACCAACCGTCAAGAGGGAATTGATTACTATGTCAAGGTTAATCAGACTACAGGTAAAGCAGAGCTAGTCAAATTAAACAAGGCCATGAAGTATTCTCGTTCAGAATATCTCTTGCGTGACACCATGAGGCATTTGCGTTTCCAATACCCAATGACCATTTTTGCTGATCCATCTTTTGAGGTAGACGATAACGGCAATCCTTATTATGTCGCAACAACTTATGCACCAAAATTTGGCTTATCCTCACAAGACCCAACAGGAGTCATCTTATTGGATGCTGTTAGTGGGAAGTCTAAATACTATCA
Coding sequences within it:
- a CDS encoding S8 family serine peptidase codes for the protein MEKKQCFSLRKHKLGTVSVLIGSLLFLATSSVSAEEVTTSSLTDNVGVTQLPAQEHQAKESPVLAVPITKDSDMAGEVGVEVGKGAQPPIESATQEDNRTNKGGEATDTQQTSELPPVNRDVHDWVKTKGAWDRGFKGQGKVIAIIDTGIDANHQAMRLTDVSAAKVTSKEAMEERKKAAGIQYGVWLTDKVIFAHNYVENNDKVKEVKFDLFGEEDLEGLDIKVDVQKVKSSKYYLPQAVESPKETVIKIEDIQGSLEIDWPEIDDDTKCESHGMHVTGIAAGNGIEAAATGERFLGIAPEAQVMFMRVFANDVMGTGDSLFIKAIEDAVALGADVINLSLGSANGSQLSGNRALMEAIEKAKQAGVSVVVAAGNERVFGSDHDDPFVTNPDYGLVGSPSTGRTPTSVAAINNKWVIERLMTVEGLQDRADLNNGKAIYAESVDFKDIKNSLGYDLSYPFVYIEQLTEAGYTAKDVKDKIVLIERNPEKTYDDMIAQAKAHGAIGVVMFNNVPGQANRLVRLSSAGMVLPLAFISHEFGKAMSTLNGNGTGNLMFDSSLSKAPSQKGNEMNHFSNWGLTSDGYLKPDVTAPGGDIYSTYNDNHYGSQTGTSMAAPQIAGASLLIKQYLEQIKPDLPKDQVADLVKNIMMSNAQVHVNPATNVTTSPRQQGAGLLNLEAAVSSGLYLTGKNNYGSISLGNVTDSFSFEVTVHNLSQEAKSLRYETELLTDKVNPEEGRFTLTSRLLKTYPGEVIEVPANGQKTITITLDASAFTEELSQQMPNGYYLEGFVRFVDSNNQQNNQVTIPFVGFKGKFENLAVVEESIYQLKAKGEKGFYFDESGPKDDIYVGKHFTGLVTLGTDTNVSIATISDNGLHTLGTFRNQDGKFILGRNNQGQPVLAISPNGDNHQDFAAFTAVFLRKYQGLRVSVYQASDKEHQSPLWVSLKSFKGDKNFNSDIRFAKSTTLLETEFSGKSSTGADLPDGHYHYVVSYYPDVVGAKRQEMTFELILDRQKPLLNQATFDPRTNQFSPTAIEDLGPSGVLRDSVFYLETKDNKPYTISINNGYKYVSVADNKQFVARQADGSFILPLDKAELGNFYYMVEDFAGNIAIAKLGDHLPKTIGNDLVPLTLTDGNYQKKVGYEDNLDMVATDTGLVTNQAQLAVSHRNRPHSQLVTLNQDFFISPNDDGNKDFVAFKGLPNKTYNNLQVTVFAAEDQQRLTPIWFSQPGGDLSDIESTAWRGITAGGEKILSGSYQYVITYHDDNNHAQEEIFKVSVNHNKPILTQGSFCKDDDVEFFTPGQPQAISSTGIARVEVFYLTKKNGRPFDVTESQHSVTVSDNKVQIPQNEDGSYTISTVEGVSLGDYYYLVEDKSGNIAFTTLQNLRAVGQGKGVLSLALDVNALEGKYPISFTYLVRDAAGKPIETLDYFNHSANSLILPFGQYTVELLTYDTNLVELQSDKVVSFTLTEDNPFQHIAFAMAKMDSSQVTVHFDRLLPEGSQVSLKTPQGHLIPLNQSLYVPKAYGKTVRDGSYQLVVTLPKGYRIEGETWVQVKQNEVYELVLRLVKDASEQLLVSDNHQQGLTSVETNTESSAVPTMVSSSQNQKKSEAVVQLPTTGDKALVKWSILGFLLIILAALSSRKKID